From a single Pseudomonas triticicola genomic region:
- a CDS encoding sigma-70 family RNA polymerase sigma factor, translating to MRSDETLGTADPGLLYRTHFSWLQGWLVRRIGCRDNAADLAQDTFVRVLKHRHQSGALREPRAYLSSIARGLMIDQYRRRELERAYLESITLLPQHEVPSEESRLMILDALERIDRLLDSLKPRVRQAFLFARLDGLTCAQIAEKLGVSRATVERDLATALQHCYRLRYVEA from the coding sequence CGCACCCACTTCTCGTGGTTACAGGGCTGGCTGGTCCGACGCATTGGCTGTCGCGACAACGCCGCAGATCTGGCGCAGGACACTTTCGTCCGTGTGCTCAAACACCGCCATCAGTCCGGCGCCCTGCGCGAGCCACGTGCTTATTTGAGCAGCATTGCCCGCGGTCTGATGATTGATCAGTATCGTCGTCGCGAACTCGAACGTGCCTACCTGGAAAGCATCACCTTGCTGCCGCAACACGAGGTTCCATCGGAAGAAAGCCGGCTGATGATTCTCGATGCGCTCGAGCGCATAGACCGTCTGCTCGACTCGCTTAAACCAAGAGTACGCCAGGCGTTTTTATTTGCCCGACTCGACGGTCTGACCTGCGCACAAATCGCCGAAAAGCTCGGTGTTTCCCGCGCGACGGTGGAGCGCGACCTGGCCACGGCCCTGCAACACTGCTATCGCTTGCGTTATGTCGAGGCCTGA